A genomic window from Gemmatimonadaceae bacterium includes:
- a CDS encoding aminopeptidase P family protein — MPSAPHPDRLARLRASLATSQLDALLVSALPNIRYLSGFTGSNALMVVTSDDAVLLTDFRYEVQVKDEVSPAVRVVIEQQSLWTRLWKELKTLAGVEVLAFETAHTTHQDAARFVAEGGEGSRWRWRPALNLVEVLRETKDESELAQIRAAVQMAEHALSRTLPQVGAGLSELEVAGLLEFEMRKAGSERTAFETIVAAGARSALPHARASAQLIEKGDLLLFDFGATSGGYVSDITRTYIVGQAPDERQQEIHGVVREANGSASAGVRAGMRGRDADALARDYIERRGFGAAFGHSTGHGIGLEIHEAPRVAKTAEAPLPAGSVVTIEPGIYVEGWGGVRIEDDVLISSEGPVVLTGFERGLIQL; from the coding sequence GTGCCGTCCGCTCCGCATCCCGACCGCCTCGCCCGCCTCCGCGCGTCGCTGGCCACCAGCCAGCTCGACGCGCTGCTTGTGAGCGCGCTGCCCAACATCCGATACCTCTCCGGCTTCACGGGCTCAAACGCGTTGATGGTCGTGACGTCGGATGACGCCGTGCTGCTCACCGACTTCCGCTACGAAGTGCAGGTGAAGGACGAAGTCTCGCCGGCGGTGCGCGTCGTGATCGAGCAGCAGTCGCTGTGGACGCGGCTGTGGAAGGAGCTGAAGACGCTGGCGGGAGTGGAGGTGCTGGCCTTCGAGACCGCGCACACCACGCACCAGGATGCGGCGCGTTTCGTGGCCGAGGGCGGGGAAGGCAGTCGCTGGCGCTGGCGGCCCGCGCTCAATCTCGTCGAGGTCCTGCGCGAGACCAAGGACGAGAGCGAGCTCGCGCAGATCCGCGCGGCTGTGCAGATGGCCGAGCACGCGCTTTCGCGCACCTTGCCCCAGGTGGGCGCGGGCCTGAGCGAGCTCGAGGTGGCCGGCCTGCTGGAGTTCGAGATGCGCAAGGCGGGCAGCGAGCGCACCGCCTTCGAGACCATCGTCGCCGCAGGTGCGCGATCGGCCCTGCCGCACGCCAGGGCCTCGGCGCAGCTCATCGAGAAGGGCGATCTGCTCTTGTTCGACTTCGGGGCCACCAGCGGCGGCTACGTCAGTGACATCACCCGGACGTACATCGTCGGGCAGGCGCCGGACGAGCGCCAGCAGGAGATTCACGGCGTTGTTCGGGAGGCAAACGGGAGCGCTTCGGCGGGTGTTCGGGCCGGAATGCGCGGAAGGGATGCCGACGCGCTGGCGAGAGACTACATTGAGCGCCGCGGCTTCGGGGCCGCGTTTGGGCACTCGACGGGCCACGGGATCGGGTTGGAGATCCACGAGGCACCTAGGGTGGCCAAGACCGCCGAGGCCCCGCTGCCGGCCGGATCCGTGGTAACCATCGAGCCCGGCATCTATGTGGAAGGCTGGGGCGGGGTGAGGATCGAGGACGACGTCCTGATCTCGTCGGAAGGGCCGGTGGTGCTCACGGGGTTTGAGAGAGGGCTGATTCAGCTGTGA
- a CDS encoding acetyl-CoA carboxylase biotin carboxyl carrier protein gives MIDLRYVKKLLEMLDESTVDSMEISSDKGMRIRLSKTPVARGTVQYAAAPAAAPAPAPAAATAPAVAPAPAAVAAPAPAPASKGVDVKSPMVGTFYGSPEPGAKAYVSVGQTVKKGQVLCIIEAMKIMNEIESEVAGKVIEILASDAQPVEYGQVLFRVDPNG, from the coding sequence ATGATTGACCTCCGCTACGTGAAGAAGCTCCTCGAGATGCTCGACGAGTCCACCGTGGACTCGATGGAGATCTCGTCGGACAAGGGAATGCGCATTCGGCTGAGCAAGACGCCGGTGGCGCGCGGCACCGTGCAGTACGCGGCCGCGCCGGCGGCGGCTCCTGCGCCGGCCCCGGCGGCTGCGACCGCGCCCGCCGTTGCTCCTGCGCCGGCTGCCGTCGCCGCGCCCGCCCCCGCGCCGGCCAGCAAGGGCGTCGACGTGAAGTCGCCGATGGTCGGCACGTTCTACGGATCGCCCGAGCCGGGTGCCAAGGCCTATGTGTCCGTCGGGCAGACGGTCAAGAAGGGCCAGGTGCTCTGCATCATCGAAGCGATGAAGATTATGAACGAGATCGAGTCCGAGGTCGCGGGCAAGGTCATCGAGATCCTCGCGTCGGACGCGCAGCCGGTGGAGTACGGCCAGGTCCTCTTCCGCGTGGATCCCAATGGCTGA